A segment of the Vagococcus hydrophili genome:
ACTTGAAGACAACACTGCTCTTCAAGAAGCTCTAAACTCTTTATCTCCTAACGATAAACTGCTATGTATTTTTCATATCAACGAACAACAGCTACATCCTAAAACGCACAGTCATGATTACTTCTTTTCAACGTTAGATCATTTTATCTCGAACGCTAAAGAAAGTAACTTAACTATTCATGTCTTAACAGGAGAAATCACCGATGCCTTTGATAGACTACTACAACTTTATCCAGACATTACCAAAGTTTTCTTCAATTTAGATAATCGTGGCTTTGGACAAAAACGAGACTTAAGTATCACTTCTTTTCTTGAATCAAAAAATATTCAAGTTAATTATTTCGAGGAAAACCACCTTCATCAAGCCGAAACAATCAAAAAACCTGATGGAACACCATATAAAATGTTTACACCTTATTATAAACAGTGGCGACAATTACCAAAACGTTCTTTTCAGAAAATTAATTTAAAACAGTACTCTCATCAATTAATCTGTCATGAGGATAACTTTTTATTAGGAACTCAAGCTCTAAAAGAGTTATTAGCCAATAGAAACACTGATTTTTCAAATATCGTAGGCGAACAACTTGCTAACAAACAATTAAACACCTTTATCATGGCATATTTAGATAGTTACGACACAACAAGAGATTTTCCCTTTTTAGACAGTACGAGTCGTTTATCTCCTTATCTTTCAACTGGTACTATTTCTATTCGTAAAATCTATCAAGCTTGTCAACATTTACCTGATAGTAATGGGAAAGAAACCTTTATTAAGGAACTTGCTTGGCGAGATTTTTATCATATGATTTATTTTTATCATCCAAATCAATATAAAGAAGAATTGAAAGAAAAGTATCGACAGCTACCTTGGCAACAAGAAAATATCAACTTTGAAAAATGGACAAATGGACAAACAGGATTTCCTATTATTGATGCAGCGATGAGACAATTAAATGAAACCGGTTGGATGCATAACCGTTTAAGAATGCTAGTAGCTTCATTTCTGACAAAAGATTTACTCATCGATTGGCGACTAGGGGAACGCTATTTTTCGGAGCAACTCATTGATTATGATGCCGCGAGTAATATTGGTGGTTGGCAATGGGCCGCCTCCACCGGAACAGATGCCGTTCCATATTTCCGAATTTTTAACCCTACAACACAAGGGCAGAAATTTGATCAACAGGCTGAATTTATTAAAAAATTTGTTCCTGAATTAGCTCAACTCCCTAGTAAATATTGCCACGAGCCTTCACTATTACCTATAGAACTTCAGAAAGAGTTGAATTTTGAGGTTGGTATTAATTACCCTTTGCCTATTGTGGATCATAAGATGGCGAGAAACCGTGTGTTGGAGTGGTTTAAAGAATATTAGATAAAAAATGAGGATGACGTAAGAGACTGTCATTCTCATTTTTTTATCTAGTATTTCTTTATTTTAAACTGAGTTCCCACTATCAATCCTAGCATTAAAATACAGCTTATTACCATTATCTGCAGTCCCATGCCTAAGTTAACTTGGGCGTTATTAAGCGAACTACTCAACATACCACTTGTACTTCTCAAACTACTTAAATAAGTCGTTGGTAAAAGGTGAGCTATTTTACTCATTGGCTGTATTACATAAATCAACAACATCGGTGAAACAATTAATATAAGAGAAATAAAGAGAGCTGTTAACTGGTTTCTTAGAACATAATTTAACCAATAAACTAACAAGATACAAAACACCAACGCTAGTAGAAATAAAGTGACACTTGGTAAATATAATGTTTGAAGTCCTTGATAATAAAACTCTTCCTTAGAAAAGTTATACATCAGAATCGGAAAATCACTTGAACCAAAACCAAATATCAAGCCTGAAACAACCAATGAGAAGAATAGAAAAATAAAGAAAAGACTACTTCCTACAACAATTCCTAATAATAAATTTTGACTAATATTCTTCATTTTTGAGTACGGGAAAAGAGAAGACTTATTAATTTGTTCGTAAAATTTTTTTGAGTAGACATGCGTCAATATATAAATCACTGAAATAACAACAATCAGTGGCAACACATGACTTAAACACCACATCATAAAAGTAAATCCCTTTGTAGGAAAATCAGGATCTTGATAAGGCATATCCTGTATTTTTAAATATTGATAATACATTTTTTCTTTTTTTATTGCTTGTTCAACATCGTGATAGTCCTCTTTACTACTTTCAAACATTTCCTTATCTTCAGCATTTATTTTTAATAAACGCTCATAGGTAGACTGCCAATTTTCTGAATTCATGTAACTAATCACATCTTCTTCTTGTTTTAATCTTTTTTTAGTAGACTCAAGGTCATTTCTTAGATTGTTTATTTCTCCTTCTGTATTTGAGTCCTTTTTTAACTCTTCTGTCTGTTTTATACTCATTTCTTTATTTTCTTTTATAGAGGTCATTAAATTAGCTCTTAAGCCTGTCTTATCATAATTTGATGCATTAGAAAACAAACAAACCAAAATTAATACTAAACCTAAAATCACAGGTACATAATTAAATTTATTCTTCAAAATTCCCTTCAACTGAAATTTAAAGTATGCCATTGGAATGCACCTCCATAACAGTAGATTCTAAGCTCATGCAATAGTCACACTCACTTATGATGTCTTCTTTATAATGGGAAGAGATGATAATCATTTTATGCTCTTCTTTTACCATTTTTGAAAGTTGCTCAAACAATTTTCTTCGACTCACTTCATCCAAGCCACTTGTAATCTCATCCATAAACAAATACTTAGCATCACTCACAACATACATCGCAATGATCAATCTTTGCTTCATCCCGAGTGAATACTTTTTTATTGGTAAATGAATGTATTCCCTCATGTCCCAGTAGTCAATCACCTCTGCTAATTCTTTAGGCGACTTCCAAGCTTTTTTAACAAAATTCAAATAATCTTTCCCTGACAAATTTTTATCTAGCCACTCAGATAATTCAAAATAAAACATCTCTTTTTTACTTTGAGAAACTGCTTTACCCTTAATTTTAATTTCACCCTTTTTAAAAGGAAGTAAGCCTGTGATTGTTCTAAAAAAAGTAGTTTTTCCTGCCCCGTTAATCGCTACTAGTCCGTATAAATATCCTAAATCAAATTGGTAACTAAACTCATTAATAATCGGTTTTCTTGAAACGATGGATAGATTGTTTACTTCTAACATCTTCCTTACCTCCTAACTATTAATCGACTGATACTCCCTCTCTGAGACTTTTTTAACTTCCAACAACTCTGCTCTATTCACATCTAAATACTCATTAATTTCTTTTTTTATTTCAGCATCATAGACATAAGAAACACGTTCATCGATTGGCTCCTTAGGCACATCATCTAAGTAGTTCATTTTTTCATCCACCCTAACAAGCAGGCTTTCAGAATTTTTAATAGGAACATACACAAGAAATGCTTGCTCATCTACATAAACCACGTTCAATATTTCTTCGCCACTTTTTTCATAGGAACCAGAAATTTTGGTTTTATGATTGAATTTCATATAATTATTTCTAAATTTTGAACCTAAACTTTCTTTTGCCACCATCAAATGAACTTTACCTTCATTTTTCTCATACAAATAAGTTTCTTTGGGCGCATTCGGGTCTTTCAAATCTGGATAATCCTCTTTAATCACTACTTCTTCCCAATTGTCACTAAAATATTTTTGTTGAATCATTATTCCTGAAACCCAGATAATATTCAATACAATAAATATTGTAACTAACAGACTAGCTCCTAAAATAATCCGTTGATATCTTTTTTTCAACTTAGCATCTTTTATAATCTTCTTCTCCATAAAGGTATCTTCTTTTAATAATTCATCTAAACTGATCTCGTAAACTTCACTTAATGTGATTAGACTTTCAATGTCTGGATAACTTCGCTCGTTTTCCCAATTTGAAATCGTTTGTCTTGAAACATGTAAACTTTGAGCCACTGTTTCCTGCGTCTGCCCTGATTCATTTCTCAATTTCTTTAATCTTTCACCGAATTTCATTTCTACCACAACCTTTCCTGATTTCACTGTAAAATACTTACTTAAATTATACTAGATAAGATAATGGGAATTCTTTTATTTTCATGTTTTTGTGATGCTTAGAATCTTTGCGAGTTGATTTGATAGGGTTTACTCTAACTCCTCAAATATAAATCACTTGTTTTAAAACAGAAATATTATTCCTTTTAAAAAGAAAATGATATCGTTTTATTGAAATATTATTCCGAACAAGTTATACTGAAGTCAAATAAATAAAGGAGGCGCTTTACATGTTTGGTTTTTCAGTGTTTCTAGGTTCTGACATGTCTCAAGAAACAGAAGACTACCTTATTGAGATGAGTCAAAACGGCTTCGTTGGTATTTTTACTTCTATGCACATTCCAGAAGATGATCAATCTCAATACGTTAATCGAATCACTCATCTCGGAAAATTAGCTAAAGAGCAACAACTTAATCTAATGGTTGATATTTCAACTAAAGGTTTAGCGACTTTAGGCATGGATATCAACGGTGACCTAAACAAGATCAAAAAATTTGGTATTACTGGTCTTAGAATGGATTACGGCATTCCAATGGAAACGATCGCTCATGTTTCTCACCAATTAACGGTCGGTCTAAACGCTAGCACCCTGTCACTAGAAGATGTGGCTGAGTTGAAAAAATATGATGCTCAGTTTTCTAATATGGAATTTTGGCATAATTATTATCCACGCGTTGAAACTGGTTTAGATCGAGATGACTTTATCAAAAAAAATATCTGGCTAAAAGAATTAGGTGGAAAGATTATTTCATTTACTCCTGGAGATAACGTCTTAAGAGGTCCTCTTTTCTGTGGTTTACCTACATTAGAAGAACATCGTTTCACTCATCCACTTGCTGCAGGAATTGATATGCTAACAGAGTGTTTAGTAGATGAGGTTTACATTGGAGATGGACAAATTCTCCCTGAAACCATCTCTCAATTTAAGCATTATAAAGAGCATGGTGTCATACAACTCAATAGCCAATTTGTTGCTGAGGAATACCAAGAGCTTTTAACAGGTGTTCATACTAACCGAATGGACCCTGCTCGAGATGTTGTTAGAAGTCAAGAAGCAAGATTTAAAGATTTACCACTTATCAAGCAACTTAATCCAATTACACGTTTTAAAGGAGCTATCACTTTAGATAATCAACTTTACGAACGTTACGCTGGAGAACTACAAATCATAAAAAATGAACTTGCTGCTGATCCTCGCGTCAATGTTATGGGAAGAGTCGTTGATAAGGATTTAGATTTGATTAAATGGATAACTGCTGGTCAAAAATACCAGTTTATTAGAAAGGATTAGCCGATGGATTTAACTAAATTAACAACTGAGAGAAGAAATGATCGTACCATGCATTTAGATGAGTTATCATCTCTTGAAATTTTAACGATCATGAACGAAGAAGATGCTAAAGTACCTTTAGCAATTAAAGAAGAGCTTCCAACAATTAATGTTGTTGTTGAGGAAATTATTAAGTCATTTAATAAAGGAGGTCGCTTAATTTATATTGGTGCTGGAACAAGTGGGCGTTTAGGTATTTTAGATGCCGCTGAATGCGTGCCAACTTTTGGAACTGATCCTGAAATGGTTCAAGGAATTATTGCTGGTGGAAACTCTGCCATGACCGTTGCGGTTGAAGGCGCTGAGGATTCTAAAGAACTGGCTATAGAAGATTTGAAAAATATCAAGTTAAACGAAAATGATACAGTGATTGGAATTGCAGCAAGCGGCCGCACACCTTACGTGATTGGCGGTCTAGAATATGCTAAGAGTGTTAATGCAACAACAGCTACGATAGCTTGTAACAAAAATGCTGAAATTAGTAACTATGCTAGTTTTCCAATCGAAGTAGATGCAGGTGCAGAAGTTTTAACCGGTTCCACAAGATTAAAAGCAGGCACAACGCAAAAATTAATTTTAAACATGTTATCAACTGTTTCAATGATTGGTATTGGAAAAGTTTATAACAATTTAATGGTAGACGTTAAAGCAACCAATGAAAAATTAGTGGAACGCTCAAAACGTATTATTATGGAAGCAACAGGGTGTGATTACCCTACAGCAGAACACACTTTTGAAACATCAAATGAAAATGTCAAACTTGCAATTATTATGATCTTAACTGATGTGACAAAAGAAGAAGCTTCAGAAAAATTAACTAAGGGAAAAGGTTTTATTAAAAATAGTATTTAATTGGGGGAAATTAAAATGACAGATCGTATACAAAATATTGCTCAAGGCATTTACGATAATGTTGGTGGCATGAAAAACGTGAATAAGATCGTTCACTGTATGACGCGCGTAAGAATGGAAATCGCTGATTACAATCAAGTCGATTTAGATAAATTAAAACAAGTTGAAGGTGTTATGGGTGTTGTTGAAGATGACACGTTACAAGTTGTCATTGGACCCGGAACAGTTAATAAAGTAGCTCAAGCAATGGTTGATATGGCTGGAGTTAAATTGGGCGAGCCAATTACTCATGCTACTTCTGGAAAAGATGCTGTTGAAGCTAAAGCGGCTCAAGTTAAAGCGGATGTTAAAAAGAAAAACCAAAAACCTTGGTCGAAAGCATTAAAATCAATCGCTAATATTTTTGTTCCTTTAATCCCTGCCTTTGTTGGTGCCGGAATTATCGGCGGGATTGCTTCAGTTTTAGGAAACTTAATGACGGCTGGACAAATTAGTGGCGATAACTGGGCACATATTATTACTGTCCTAAAAATCGTTCAAAGTGGTGTCTTTGCTTATCTTAATATTTATGTTGGTATTAACGCTGCCACAGAATTCGGTGCTTCGCCTAGTTTAGGTGGAGTTATTGGTGGAATTATCATGCTAACAGGTGTGACGCCTGAAAATCCATTACCAAATATCTTTACAGGTGGTGATTTAAGTCCTAACCAAGGTGGAATTATTGGTGTTATTTTAGCCGTCTTCTTAATGTCTATGATTGAGAAAAAATTACATAAAGTAGTTCCCGAATCAATTGATATTATTGTCACTCCGACTGTAACACTCTTAACGATGGTAATGATCACTATTTTCCTAATCATGCCAGTCGCTGGTGCGATTTCAGCTGGTTTAGTTGGTTTCATTAACTGGATTTTAGGTGTTGGTGGTGCTTTTGCTGGATTTATGTTGGGTGCTTTATTCTTACCAATGGTTATGTTTGGTCTTCACCAAATTTTAACGCCAATCCATTTAGAAATGATCACAAACAATGGTTACACATTATTATTACCTATCCTTGCTATGGCTGGTGCTGGTCAAGTTGGGGCTTCAATTGCTCTTTGGGTTCGTTGTCGCAAAAACAAACAATTAACTGAAATGATCAAAGGTGCTTTACCTGTTGGAATTTTAGGAATTGGTGAACCTTTAATTTACGGTGTAACATTACCTCTTGGCCGTCCATTTATTACTGCTTGTATCGGTGGTGGTATTGGTGGTGCGGTGATTGGTTTATTTGGTAACGTTGGTGCAACATCGATTGGACCTAGTGGAGTTGCTTTAATTCCTTTAATTAACAATGGTCACATGTTACAATATGTTATCGGTCTACTAGCTGCTTACGCTGGTGGCTTCTTAGCAACATACTTCTTTGGAACTAATCCAGAAATGCGAGTTGAACAATAACATGAAAAAAGCCGTTATTTTTGATATGGATGGCGTCATTATTCAATCAGAAATATTCTATCTTAAACGCCGAGAACTATTTTTTGAAGAACAAGGAATCATCGTCTCAGATGACTTCCAACAAAATACCATAGGCTCAAATCCAAAAGCGATGTTTGAAGCCCTTTTTCCTAATGATTTAGTAAAACAACAAGAAATGCTAGTTGCTTTTGCTAACTTTAGAAAAGATTTCAAAGTCAATTACTCCGAGATGTTAACTGATCATATTCAGGAAGTCTTAACTTGGTTAAAATCTAATGGTTATAAAGTAGGTCTAGCTTCTGCTGGTGAGTATCACTCATTAATCCATGTGCTAAAAGATACCAAACTCACCGAATTTTTTGATGTCGTCGTCAGTGGTGCTGATATGCCTAAGTCAAAACCAGCACCTGATGTTTATCTGGCTGCTGCAAAAAAATTAGGTGTAGACCCAAGCGAGTGTGTTGCCATTGAAGATTCTACTTACGGTATTCAAGCAGCCACATCAGCTGGAATAGATTGTTTAGCTTTAAAACCAAAAGACTTTGTCATTAATCAAAGTCAGGCGACAGAGATCATGCTATCTCTTCAAGAAATTCCAAACTGGTTAACGAGATAGATTTTAAGACATACAACCTTTATAATGAAGTTGTATGTCTTTTATTTTTTTATGAGAGGGCTGTATCCAATGAAATATAATATTATCTATATCATGAAAGAAAAATTGAATAGTTTGTCAAAAGCAGAAAAGCAATTGGCTCTCTGGATTATGGAAAATCCTCAAGAAGTTATTAACATGAGTGTAACGAACCTTGCCAAACAAGCTAATTCAAGCCCTGCAACGATTGTCCGCTTGTGCTACTCTCTTGGTCTGAGTGGTTTTACTGACTTAAAACTTCAGTTATCAAAAAATCTACCTCAAATCGAGGAAAACCTGCATACAGACATTGTTAAGAACGAAACCATTGATAACATTAAGAAAAAATTGAAGTTCAATTTAAATAATAGTTTTGAAGAAACCTTTAACTTACTAAATGATGACGTTATTTCTCAAGCAATCGACTACATTGAAGAAAACACAACCATTTTCACTTTTGGATTAGGTGCTTCTGGGATTGTTTCTGAGGACATTTATCAAAAGTTCACGAGAATCGGACGCAATGTGATTTTCAGTAAAGACCATCACTTAATGTCCACCTCTCTTGTAAGTAATTCTTTACCTGGCACATTTATTGCCATCTCTAATTCTGGAGAAAAACAAGAAGTGATTCATTTGGCTCGGATTGCTAAAAATCAAAACATTCCAGTCATTGTCATTACAAGCTCTCCTGACTCTAGCTTGGCAGTGATTGCAGATTGCTTGTTGATTACTTCAAGCGGTAGTGAAGCTCCTATTAGAAGTTCTGCGACGAACTCCATGATGGTCCAACTATTTGCAGCAGACATTTTATTCTCTACCTACGCCTCTAAAAACTATGAGGAAACAATGAATAAATTAAATGTCTCAAAACAGATAATTGAGACTTTGAAATAGCGTGGTAAAAAAGGCGTTTTGCTCCAAGCAACTGGAGTGAATACTAAATAATTCACGCTTTTCGAATTGATTAGTATTTGCGAAGTTGCCGCAGGATCTGCCTTTTGAACCCAGACTAAATAGCGTGGTAAAAAAGGTGTTTAAGTCTACGCAACTGGAGCAAAAAAGAACTAGTAATTAACTCTACACAAGTTAATCACTAGTTCTTTTATTTTCTATTCAAACCCTTTTGCTACATCCTTAATCATCAACTCAGTTGACTCAATCCCGCCACCTGATAAATACCAAACATCTGGTGTTAGCATAATAACTTTGCCATTTTTACCAGCATTGGTTTGTTTCACTAATGCGTTCTCTACCACATTATTTTTACTGTCATCTCCACCAATTGCTTTGGTACGGTCAATAACAAATAAAATATCTGGATTTTTCTCTAATACATACTCGTATGACACTTCTTGACCATGTGTTGAAGCTTCGATTTTGTCATCTGCCATAGCAACACCAAATGTATCATGAACAATCCCAAAACGAGAACCCTTACCGTATGCTGATAAAGAACCTTCATTAACTAACGTCACTAAACCTTTCGTTTTGCTTGCTTCTGCTTTTTCTTTTAATTCTTTGATATCTGTTTCTAATTTAGCAATTTTTTCTTTGGCAATGTCTTCTTTATCAAAAATTGTTCCTAGAGTTTCAATGTTTTGTTTCGTTGATTCCCACGTTTTAGTACTATCTACACCTAAATATAATGTTGGAGCAATTTTTTCTAAGTCTTTTTGAGCATCTTGTTGACGACCTGAAATAATAATCAACTCAGGTTGCATGGCATTGATTTTTTCCATGTCAGGTTCTTTAATGCCACCAGCTGATTCAACTGATTTAAACGTATCTAAGTATTTAGGCAATGTTTTTAATGGAGCACCAATCACAGCATCACCTGCTCCTAATTGGTTAATTGTATCTAATGATCCCATATCAAAAACGACTACTTTTTTAGGATTTTTAGGGACTTCTACTTCTTTGCCTTCCCCGTCTGTTACTTTGACTGTTGTCTCTTTCGCAACTTCGCTTGTTTTTGTTTCTTTTGTCTCTTTCTTAGCATCATTGCCACCACATGCTCCTAAAACAAGTGTTGTTAAGGCTAATACACTCATAAAACCAATTAATTTCTTCTTCATCTATTTTTTCGTCCTTTTCTAATTAAAATATAAACAGAAACGTTTTCCTTCAAGCTCACACACTCGGATGCTCATATCATACAGCTCATCCAAGACTTCTTTAGTGATTACCTCATCTGTTGTTCCTGTTTTAAAAATTTTTCCGTATTTCATTGCCACAATGTCATCTGCATAACTTGCGGCAAAATTAATATCATGCAGCACAATAATGACTGTCTTTTTCTTTTCATCGACTAAACGACGAATCGTTTTCATCAATTGAACCGCATGATTCATATCTAAATTATTGAGTGGTTCATCCAAAAACACATACTCCGTGTCTTGAGCCAGAACCATCGCAATATAAGCTCGTTGTAATTGTCCCCCTGATAACGTATTGATGTTTTCCTCTGCCAAATCAAGTAGATTCAAATAATTCAAGCTTTCGGTAATTTTTTCTTGATCAACTTTTGATAGCTTACCTTTACTGTGTGGAAACCGACCAAACGCAACGAGCTCTCTCACTGTTAAAGTAAGTTGAACCCCATTGGCTTGTTTTAATATTGCTAACTTTTTCGCTAACTCTTGTTGATTCCAAGCTTTGATTTCATTCTTTTCTAAATAAATACCGCCCTGGTCTTTATCTAGTAGCCGACTCATCATTGACAGTAGGGTACTTTTTCCCGCACCGTTGGGACCAATGAATGCTGTTAACTTACCAGTCCTAACCTCGTAATCAATGTTACTAACCACTTCTTTTGCGCCATATTTTTTAGTCACTTGACTGACTTCCATCATACGTTTCCTCCTCTCATTTTTAGTAGTTTCCAAATAAAGTAAAGACCGCCGCTAAATTCAATGACCACACTTAACGTTGTGTTCATTTGAAACACTTGTTCCACTAAAAATTGTCCCGAAACAAGAAATAAAATACTGAGAATCGCACCAGAGATAAACAGATAGGTATGTTTGTAAGTTCCTATCCACTGATACGTGACGTTGGCTACAATAAACCCTAAAAAGGTAATCGGCCCGATTAAAGCTGTTGCTAGTGCTACTGATAAGCTAATTAAAAACAATAAATATTTTCTAAAACGGTTCACATTAATTCCTAAATTTGTCGCTTGCTCCATTCCTAAATGAAGGACATCTAGTTTTTTAGCGGCTAACATAAATAACACAACTAAGATAATTACAACCGGGATCACCAAAATAAGTAAGTAAACTTCTATATTACTGAAACTGGCAAACAATTTTCCTTGTAGTTTGTCGTATTCGTTAGGATCCATCATCACTTGTAAGAAGGTACTCATACTTTTAAAAAGTGTTCCTAAGATCATTCCAATCATTAATAGTAGAAATAAATCTTGTTTCTCTTTTTTTAATAATGTTGAAAATAAGAGAACGCTGATTAGTACCATGAGTAAAACATTTAAAATAAACAATCTAGGTTCTCGTTGATGAGAACTTCCTAAAAAGAAAAATAAAATTGTTTGGATTAAGACATAGAGTGAATCAAAGCCTAAAATACTTGGTGTTAAGAAATGATTCTGAGAGATTGTTTGAAAAGTAATCGTTGAAAAACTCGTTAATAAGCCGACAATGACAAACGCGAGTATCTTTTTCCCTCGAAGTTCTAAAGCAAATTCCCAGTTACCATACGTATGATAGGTTAAAAATAAAAAAATCATTCCTAAAGTTAGAAGACTTAGACAGGCGATTTTAGTTGCTTGACGATTCATAACTTTTCTCATGCTTTTCTTGCCCCCTTTAATAAAAGGAAGATAAAGACTACACTACCAATAACACCAACAATTAGACTCACAGGTACTTCATAAGGTTGTCGAATCACTCTTGATAAAATATCACACATCACTAAGAATAAGCTCCCTGAAACAGCTGTGATAAACAACGTCTGCTTCATTTGATCCCCGTAAAACTGTGAAACGATATTTGGAATAATGACACCAATAAATGGTAGGCCTCCAATCGTAACTAAAGTCACACTACTAGCAATGGCAATCAAAAGTAGCCCTAACATTTGCGTTTTTTCATAATTCAAACCAACATTGGTTGCCATATCTTCTCCCATCCCAACAATCGTAAAACGGTAAGCAAACACATAGCAGATAATTAAAATTGGGACCGAAACATAAATCAACTCATAATCACCTTTTGTGACAGTGGCAAAGTTACCTTGAAGCCAGGAAGTCATGTTTTGGATTAACTGAAATTGATAGGCAAAAAAAGTAACCACAGAACCGATAATATTTCCAAACATGACACCTATTAAAGGAATCATGATTTGATTTTTAGCTGGCATTAGTTTGATTAACTTTAGAAATAAAAACGTTCCGCCAAAAGCAAACAAAAACGCCACAAATGAACGCGTTAAAATGGAGCCTGAAGGGAAAAATAGCATTGCTACAAGCATGCCTAATCTGGCGCTGTCCATTGTTCCAGCCGTTGTTGGGGAAACAAATTTATTTTGTGTTAAATGTTGCATGATTAATCCACAGACACTACTTGTTGCTCCTGCGATAATTAAACTTGCTGTACGTGGAATTCTCGTGTTCCATAAAACTAATTGTTCTAGTTCGTTAAAATTAAAAAGGTGGGTTATTGAAATACTTTGTACACCAATAAACAATGACAAACAAGAAAAAAAGATTAGTAAACTAATCGGAAGTTTTTTTTTCATAGAAAACATTCTACTTTCTAATTGATAATGATTTTCATTTCCAATTAATTTTAACCAAATTGAAACAAAAATGCAACAATTTTCTAAAATCTTTCCTACCCTTACATATGTTATACTTAGTGTATAAAACTTAAAGAGAGGAGTTATGTAATGGCCGGTAAAGATGTACAAGATTATTTAGACAATGCCCTTTACGGAACACCGCAAATTAAACCTGATGAGCAAAAGAAATACCTGGGAACGTTTAGAGAAAGAGTTGTGTTTGTGCTTACCACTGAAGAAGCAAAAAAAGCTATTTTTGACAGCTTCTCTTTAAAACAGTTTACAGATTTTCCAAACGGCACACTCTTAATTGATGCCAACTGTGATGTGACCAGTCAAAATCGTTTGATGAGTTTAGCTCAACGAAAAAACATTGAATTTAAATTTGTGGACCGAGATGAAGATGCCCTTAGTGAGGATGATATTGCAATGGTTTACGCCTTAAGTACTCCTATCAATCGTGAAGATATTTCTGTTAAAAATAACAATGATTATAATAAAAAAACAACAAATGAACCTAAAACAGAAACAAAAAAAACAGGTTTTTTCAGTAATTTATTCAAATAATCTTCAAATTCTCCT
Coding sequences within it:
- a CDS encoding iron chelate uptake ABC transporter family permease subunit; its protein translation is MNRQATKIACLSLLTLGMIFLFLTYHTYGNWEFALELRGKKILAFVIVGLLTSFSTITFQTISQNHFLTPSILGFDSLYVLIQTILFFFLGSSHQREPRLFILNVLLMVLISVLLFSTLLKKEKQDLFLLLMIGMILGTLFKSMSTFLQVMMDPNEYDKLQGKLFASFSNIEVYLLILVIPVVIILVVLFMLAAKKLDVLHLGMEQATNLGINVNRFRKYLLFLISLSVALATALIGPITFLGFIVANVTYQWIGTYKHTYLFISGAILSILFLVSGQFLVEQVFQMNTTLSVVIEFSGGLYFIWKLLKMRGGNV
- a CDS encoding siderophore ABC transporter substrate-binding protein → MKKKLIGFMSVLALTTLVLGACGGNDAKKETKETKTSEVAKETTVKVTDGEGKEVEVPKNPKKVVVFDMGSLDTINQLGAGDAVIGAPLKTLPKYLDTFKSVESAGGIKEPDMEKINAMQPELIIISGRQQDAQKDLEKIAPTLYLGVDSTKTWESTKQNIETLGTIFDKEDIAKEKIAKLETDIKELKEKAEASKTKGLVTLVNEGSLSAYGKGSRFGIVHDTFGVAMADDKIEASTHGQEVSYEYVLEKNPDILFVIDRTKAIGGDDSKNNVVENALVKQTNAGKNGKVIMLTPDVWYLSGGGIESTELMIKDVAKGFE
- a CDS encoding DUF1694 domain-containing protein, with translation MAGKDVQDYLDNALYGTPQIKPDEQKKYLGTFRERVVFVLTTEEAKKAIFDSFSLKQFTDFPNGTLLIDANCDVTSQNRLMSLAQRKNIEFKFVDRDEDALSEDDIAMVYALSTPINREDISVKNNNDYNKKTTNEPKTETKKTGFFSNLFK
- a CDS encoding ABC transporter permease; protein product: MKKKLPISLLIFFSCLSLFIGVQSISITHLFNFNELEQLVLWNTRIPRTASLIIAGATSSVCGLIMQHLTQNKFVSPTTAGTMDSARLGMLVAMLFFPSGSILTRSFVAFLFAFGGTFLFLKLIKLMPAKNQIMIPLIGVMFGNIIGSVVTFFAYQFQLIQNMTSWLQGNFATVTKGDYELIYVSVPILIICYVFAYRFTIVGMGEDMATNVGLNYEKTQMLGLLLIAIASSVTLVTIGGLPFIGVIIPNIVSQFYGDQMKQTLFITAVSGSLFLVMCDILSRVIRQPYEVPVSLIVGVIGSVVFIFLLLKGARKA
- a CDS encoding ABC transporter ATP-binding protein; this translates as MMEVSQVTKKYGAKEVVSNIDYEVRTGKLTAFIGPNGAGKSTLLSMMSRLLDKDQGGIYLEKNEIKAWNQQELAKKLAILKQANGVQLTLTVRELVAFGRFPHSKGKLSKVDQEKITESLNYLNLLDLAEENINTLSGGQLQRAYIAMVLAQDTEYVFLDEPLNNLDMNHAVQLMKTIRRLVDEKKKTVIIVLHDINFAASYADDIVAMKYGKIFKTGTTDEVITKEVLDELYDMSIRVCELEGKRFCLYFN
- a CDS encoding HAD family hydrolase, giving the protein MKKAVIFDMDGVIIQSEIFYLKRRELFFEEQGIIVSDDFQQNTIGSNPKAMFEALFPNDLVKQQEMLVAFANFRKDFKVNYSEMLTDHIQEVLTWLKSNGYKVGLASAGEYHSLIHVLKDTKLTEFFDVVVSGADMPKSKPAPDVYLAAAKKLGVDPSECVAIEDSTYGIQAATSAGIDCLALKPKDFVINQSQATEIMLSLQEIPNWLTR
- a CDS encoding MurR/RpiR family transcriptional regulator, coding for MKYNIIYIMKEKLNSLSKAEKQLALWIMENPQEVINMSVTNLAKQANSSPATIVRLCYSLGLSGFTDLKLQLSKNLPQIEENLHTDIVKNETIDNIKKKLKFNLNNSFEETFNLLNDDVISQAIDYIEENTTIFTFGLGASGIVSEDIYQKFTRIGRNVIFSKDHHLMSTSLVSNSLPGTFIAISNSGEKQEVIHLARIAKNQNIPVIVITSSPDSSLAVIADCLLITSSGSEAPIRSSATNSMMVQLFAADILFSTYASKNYEETMNKLNVSKQIIETLK